From one Candidatus Poribacteria bacterium genomic stretch:
- a CDS encoding nucleotidyltransferase domain-containing protein — protein MAAAWSRRRGNDEPCWRCPVRPARGAAVKESEDPMHSPTPVTDDLDALRERLWTTARTFAATLENRPNVVGLILYGSLAHGGLTPFSDVDIAAVMDGALPEHFAEHRVVGGIKADLIFVERESLLDLLVHVPKHFYEPERTWTFEYVLDSLVRAGPEVALYDPTGLIERVQTELQRLTSFRRLVLPSAQWWFRQAETNPLTEAKAHLQAGEAGVARGKACHAAGDFCRAFAWVNGEKEFRVAAERLGLSEAIDLWVEIERLRPFDRDAAGELWAATGALWRFTLERAYNSVLDALRQVGVQDPEAQELTGSDALFWPGNRIHELGRVAAEMKTSLDWCRYDIDHGETRDGIERLWACETAASIRERWEGIRDTLGNLDHDVSGIVDPMLADAEFARLSERMDRARDAIRPPFATPSDAARTVGLATRLSELLRSVIFADE, from the coding sequence ATGGCCGCCGCCTGGTCCCGCCGCCGCGGGAATGACGAGCCATGCTGGCGCTGCCCGGTGAGACCCGCCCGCGGGGCTGCCGTCAAGGAGTCGGAAGACCCGATGCACTCGCCAACGCCTGTCACCGATGACCTAGACGCCCTCCGCGAGCGGCTTTGGACGACCGCGCGGACGTTCGCCGCAACGCTGGAGAACCGGCCGAACGTCGTGGGACTTATCCTGTACGGCTCGCTGGCGCACGGGGGACTGACGCCCTTCTCGGACGTGGACATCGCCGCCGTCATGGACGGGGCTCTGCCGGAGCACTTCGCGGAGCACCGGGTTGTCGGCGGCATCAAGGCGGACCTCATTTTCGTGGAGCGGGAAAGCCTTCTCGACCTGCTCGTGCACGTGCCCAAGCACTTCTACGAACCGGAACGGACGTGGACGTTCGAGTACGTGCTCGACAGCCTGGTGCGAGCGGGCCCCGAGGTCGCCCTCTACGACCCGACAGGGCTCATCGAGCGCGTCCAGACGGAGCTTCAGCGTCTGACGAGCTTCCGCCGACTCGTGCTCCCGTCTGCCCAGTGGTGGTTCCGCCAAGCCGAGACGAACCCCCTGACTGAGGCGAAAGCCCATCTGCAGGCCGGCGAGGCTGGCGTGGCACGGGGCAAGGCGTGCCACGCCGCTGGCGACTTCTGCCGCGCGTTTGCCTGGGTGAACGGTGAGAAGGAGTTCCGTGTCGCGGCGGAGCGGCTGGGGCTCTCGGAAGCCATCGACCTCTGGGTCGAGATCGAGCGGCTGCGTCCGTTCGACCGCGACGCCGCTGGCGAGCTCTGGGCAGCGACTGGGGCCCTGTGGCGCTTCACGCTGGAGCGCGCCTACAACTCCGTCCTCGACGCTCTGCGACAGGTGGGCGTCCAAGATCCCGAGGCGCAGGAGCTGACCGGCAGCGATGCGCTGTTCTGGCCCGGGAACCGCATCCACGAGCTCGGGCGTGTCGCCGCCGAGATGAAGACCTCGCTCGACTGGTGTCGCTACGACATCGACCACGGCGAAACGCGCGACGGCATCGAGCGGCTCTGGGCTTGTGAGACCGCCGCATCCATCCGCGAGCGCTGGGAGGGGATTCGCGACACGCTGGGAAACCTGGACCACGACGTGTCGGGGATCGTGGACCCGATGCTGGCGGACGCGGAGTTCGCTCGCCTGTCCGAGCGCATGGACCGGGCGAGAGACGCCATCCGGCCGCCTTTCGCGACGCCGTCAGACGCCGCGCGCACTGTGGGACTGGCAACGCGGCTCAGCGAGCTCCTACGCTCCGTCATCTTCGCCGACGAGTGA